TCAAGCAGGGTCCAATAGACATGGGGCTTTCTTTGTAGCTTTCTTTGTCTCCCACCTTCTTTTTGTTGATGatactattttgttttgtgatgctTCTAGGGAACAATTATTATACGTGCGGATGGTGCTAATCTTCTTTGAAGCTATTACAGGCCTGAAAGTTAATGTAGGCAAGAGTGAGATTGTTCCCATTTGTGATGTTGGGAATTTGAATGGTTTGACGTGTACCCTTTGCTGCAAGATGGGCACTCTGCCTATGAGAAATCTAGGCATGCCTCTAGGGGAACATTATAAAGATTCGccaatttggaatcctattatAGAAAAGATGGAGAAACGGCTATCTGGATGGAAACGACTTTATTTGTCAAAAGGTGGAAGGCTTACTTTGTTAAAAAGTACTCTATCGAGTCTTCCCACCTACTTTCTATCATTGTTTACTATCCCTCAAGCTGTGGCAGCTAGAATAGAAAGGATTCAGAGGAATTTCCTTTGGAGGGCCTCAGAGGATGTTTTTAAGTATCCTTTAGTTGCTTGTGATAACGTATGCTTGCCAGTTGAATGTGGTGGTGTGGGGATCCGAAGGGTTGGGTTGTTTAACAAGGCTTTGTTtgggaaagaaaataatagattATGGCGTCAAGTTATAGCAGCCAAATTCTTTAGCCAGATTCTGTATAATGTGGGGGAGGGTAGCCGTGTTAGTTTTTGGCATGACCCATGGTGTGGGCCTACTCCTTTGAAGGAACTCTTTCCTACTATGTTTGCTTGCTCTTTGTCTAAAGAAGCCTGGGTCTCTGACTTGGTTGTATCTACTTTAGAACGAGGTAGGAGCTGGAATTTGCTATTCCGTCATAGTCCTCAAGATTGGCAGGCAGCCACTATCTATTCCTtttttgagtttattattcCTCTATGCCGAGGGGTGAGGGGGGTGATCAGCTGGTCTGGAGATTGACTAAGTCTAGTGTTTTTGATGTGCGCTCGTTTTATAAGCTATTATCTAGTCCTAACATTGATGCCTTACCTTGGGAGTGTATTTGGCGAATTAAGGTGCCTAAACaggtttctttcttcttatggaCAATAGCTAATGATGGGATACTCATCATTGATAATCTTATTAAGAAAGGTCAGTCTCTGGCTAATAGGTGTTGCTTATGTTGCTGCGATGGGAATTAATGGACCACATTCTTCTTCATTGTAAGTTCTCTCACACCTTATGGTGTGAAATTTTTGTAGTGTTTGGGATCCAGTGGGTAATGCCAAGGTCAGTcagctcttttttctttatttggagAAATTGGTTTGGAAAGCATCTTTCTACCATTTGGAATATGGTCCCGGCATGTTTAATGTGGTTAGTTTGGCAGGAACGTAATGCCTGCATTTTTGAAGACAAGGCAAGAACATTAGAACATCTAAAATGTCTCCTTTTTCGTACTCTGTTTCTTTGGGCTCGTGTTTGGGGGTGTATGAACTGTACTACTGTAtccaattttttagtttctatttcCTTTAGCTCTTGatctttttgtatttgttgtcTTGTTCAAAGTGTTCACCATCGTGAACATGATGTtccattttttcttaataaaagtcttattacctatccaaaaaaaaaaatctaaattgcAATACATCTATGGACAATTCAGCACATCAAGCTTGTTATCTTTATAGCATGAATTAGTCAATGTCAGGGACTGTAACTACTAGTAGAAAACATTTTATTATGGACAAAGTTTTCCTCCAACCCATTAATGGCTACTCATAAAACCATCAACATGCATTATTTAAACATGTCACATGACTTATTAAATAGGTCATGCAACTAAATATCAATTCCCACAGTGGGTTGGAGAAACTTTTCTTCAAACCAGTTTGTAGgtaaactttttccttttattattactaaTAAAGCCATAGGTTGCATGTCATCACTTAATTATTCAAGTtgacttcaagaaataaggttacCTGTAATTTTGTTAGGCGGGAGCGAAGGGTACTTAGGAATAGTTCATGAGTTTGCATGAGATCTTCGGTAACATCCTTATCATTTGAAGATGGTGAGTCCCTTCCAGAAGTTTGAGGTTCTCCTTTCtgttaattagaaaacaataTGAAACAAAAAGTAAACAGCTTTAGTTAACCAAAAGTGACATTGCATACACATGTAAGTTTATCTTTCTATGTAAATGTTTCAAGAACAATTAATCTCCCACTGGTTAACAGAAAATTGCCACAAAGTCTCATTTGAATTGCATCTTCAACTGAATATTTTCAAGGAAATACACAGTAAGTCATAATGTGTTCCTATAAAAAGAGAATTTAGGGAAAATAAGAGCAGATTTTTACCCCCAATTTCCAGTTACATATCTTTAACCAATTCACAAATTGATTTCTCCACATTATCTAAAAGGTGAAAAGGAATGGCAATCATCAGATGATCTGAACCATTTTGGATTAGTAAACGGAAGGTTTCccaagaaagaaatattattgaGGGATAATTCAATTCAAATATTCTTGATTATATGTTAGCAGCAAAGTCCTTCCAATGACTTTTCTATATATAcctaatgaaattttgaattatttttcaaaaaaaaatcctacttGTTGAAAATTTCCTCCTATATATTAATAGGGACCTAAACTGTGAAAATCTGAATTCTCAAACTCAGCAGAGATGCCACTGTTGACAAATGGCTATAGACAATAGTCTAGAAAAGCTTTTAAAGAGTTGAAATGTTTTACCAGCAAAGTGGGAGTTCTATCTGCTTCAGGTATCACACGAGACATAGTAAATGCTTGATCTTCAATACTATTaaatctttctcttttttcaaacCTCTCAACCAGAGAGCGGGTCCTTCCTTGTACAACTGCAACTGCCAAATGAAATTCTTTAAAGAGTCAAGATCCATCCCACTTGTATATTCCATAAAATAAAGCAGTTGGTAAGCAATGGCAAACATCCATTGACCATTTTAACAGGGCTTATCCCTTTGCTACAACATAACATGAAAACTACTTATTTCCATCAACAGAGAATGAAGCTATTTCATAGATCATCAACAAAACCACTACTAATTAAGGAATAGTAACTGTCGTTCATCAGCTAACTTGATATCGAGGCAAAAGAAAAGGTACTAAAGGGGCAAGCATTAAAAGAGATACCATAGGATttacaatttatgattttggAGGACAACACTAACAGAATGGTCCATATGCCTCTTGTACAGTACTAGGTTTGAACTAAAAGAGAGGTTCTAATTCTGGTGTTGGCAAAACATATGATCAAAGACTCAAATGATTTAGAAATACAGGAAAAATTTGAAAGTCAGCTGAAAGCAGCATGCTTTACATTATGTAATATTAGAAAATTGGGTGGAATTAGATATTGTACCCAGGGCCGGGTTGATGCATTTGGGGGCCAAAGGCAAAAATTGAATTGAggccttttatttttaaaaaaaattaatactacTTAAACTCTGTTCTCTTGttttagatacaaaattattaattaacatgaactacatataattgttttttgagaaagtatatacataaaatttgaaaaacttttcaCTTGTTGATGCGGCaattgatagtggtaagtaaaataATGATATTAGTAGTGGacttagatttgaaataataaaagatCGCCAACTCAAGTGTAgcgaaaaatgttgtgaaattttttgcatattgctcaatttttccccctttttcaAGAAATGCTTTATTCATAACATTTTGACAACACATCTTAAGtgttaagttgttactggttctaatttgaacccagcactaaaattacttttttgcccaccaataataattagtaacaacttgccacttaaggGGTTTAATTCGTCGTGATGTTGCATTACACtgtaatattacattattataaTCTTACATTAAGGTAATCTCAATACAAGAATACAACACTACATTGTTTAGGAAGGTGATAAAATTAAGGTGatgtaatatattttgtatttttagatTATggtaatattagaaaaaataaaataaaccaaaaatattaatGTCACATCATCGTAACGTGCATCACATCAAGGGCACATCATAGTGAACCAAACTCCcccttaggatttgttgtgaaagtattatgaaaaatgttgtggacgtaaaatttctttttctttttctttttctttttttcttctttttcatttgataaaaaatattattttatttatcggCTAATATTTGAACTTAATTGATAttacaatgaaagaaataaccctattggttaaaatttgggggcttttttttttacttagagGCCTCAAGCGACCGCCTCATTTTGCCTATACTATAGAGCCGGCCTTGATTGTACCGAATGGCTATACAAGAAAACAATAAGTAAAAATGACGGCATCTATTAGAAAGTAATAGTTGCAAAAACTGTGACAATGTGGTTTCATAATATGCGTAGAAGACAAATTCTTTGCATACATAAGAGTGACTGATTACATTTAATGTGTTGCAAGACAGTTAATGCTAACTAAATGCAGTCTGACAAAGCAAAATGATACAAAACTTCAGTTGAGTGCCCAAAGATTTTTGAGTTAAGGCTTCAATGGGTAAATGGAGATCATCAGCTAACAAACACATTAATGGGAAAAATTGTGTGGATAGAAAGTAGATGGGCTAGAGGAATAAAATATGAACAGGACAAATCAAtgacaaaatatatttatatttcatttgtaAACAGATGGCATTATAGTACAAGAACTTACAGCTTTCCTGATTAGACGGTGTTCGTGGTGACAAAATTTTGTCAAGCTTTTCAGTAACAATCTTGATATTAGAACGTTTATCCTCACAGGATTCTCTAGATCCGTCTTCAGATCCATGTTTGGATTGGAAGTTTGAATCTATTGCACAATCTAAATTGCTCGTCACATTGCTCAAAGTTCCAGATTCAACAACTTCTGGCAGCCTCTCAACCTCAATTTTACTATTTGATGGCCTCCGAACATGGGCTGGTCTGAGCAACATTCCACGTTTTGTCCTTGAAAAGCTGATAGATTCCTTTCCAGAATTTGCCCCATCTCCTACTTCAGCACCGTCCCTAGGTACAATGCTAGGAACAACAAAGGACTTATCAAGTGCTTTTTCATAAGATCTTGCATTCAAACCTACTGAAGGACTCTGCTTCTGAGATGGCAGACAACTCATATCCTTTGAATCCAATGGGGGTGCCACTTTTGGAGAATTGAAGGACTCAGCTCTCTGTGAAGTAACAAGCTTTCCACCAGTAGCTTTGAAAAGAAGACAAAACAGCACATCAGGGAAAGTTGGATTAAAATGGCAGAAATAAATGCCAAAAAAGCATTGACATATCCATAATAGATCACTTTTTAGATTAGCACTTGTGTCAAATTAAACTCCTATGCAAATTTCTGTCTTCAGTATACCTTCTCAATGTCCTAGCCTCCTAGGCCTTGACATCATATTAACTTGGGTAGAACCAAATCCTATCTATCTCCATAGATCAGAAACCAGAACAGCTCTGAATTACGCAAGCCCAGACTAGTTCAGAATAAAAAAAGCCAGCTAAACTTTGACCACAATTGAACACAAGCTACAATATGCCTTTAGGTGCAGTTTTCTCGATGCAAGTTGTACCCACACTTAACATGGGCTGGAATATACTAGTCTCTGGGTCTAGGGTACATAATCTGCTGCAAAAGACAGCAATTTGTCGATACCCTTTCAAATACTAATGGATTAtatagaagttttttttttccccttaagtTTTGGCCCCAAAGGGAGGGGAAGGGGAGATTCAAAGATTATAGAGAAGTAATGGTTTTGCCTCTTGTAATCAAAACTTTCAATATGATAAAAGCAAACAGATTCTGACCTTGATCATTAACCTACATTCATCTAGAAACTATTATGCTAAGTTAGCTCATTAGTTGCAATTACAAtcatttttaatagttttgaCATAAGTATTTATACAATTACATAAAAGTTAATATACTTGAGCATTTTGTGGGCACTATGGATACTACAACTCTTGCTTTAACACTACACTCTTCTAACCTATGGTTGGCTAAACCAGGCCAAGACCTCCATTCCTCCATTGATTAagaaaaaccaacaaaaaacaCCCAGTATCTAGAAACTTGAATGCGTGTAAgagaattaccaaaataaacTTTCTGAAAAGATGATGAATAAGGAATTCAAATTCTGACTGGGGGCAAACCAAGCCAATCTCCAACATATGCTATAAAAGACATACTTTAACACGTGGGGGGTGGGGAGGGGGTAAGAATGAGTTTAAATGCAAACTCATAACTAGcacaacattttcttttatatatgttttctgatcttttttttttcctcctctttttCTATATGCTTGTTAAGCAGCTTTGATACTCGATATATATAAGTTGTGGGACCCCTCAAAAGTTCTACATTCTTGGATGTGGACCATGTTTATGATATTAAAAACTGAGGACTTTTGTTGAATAATCAATTGTTTCAAAGTGTaacatttctataaaaaaaaaaaataacaacttacAATCCACGTATATGTTCTTTATCTCTTTTGTCTCATACTCCGGAGACATACACCACAAGCCTGAAGTTGACCTGATACCAGTTCCCCCTTTCTCAGAAGAATGGGTTCCCTGGAAATTAAGATTAGTTTTCTGCTCTGTACGGTCATTTTGCTCAGGTCTTGAAGTAGACCCATATGGCTCAATAAGCTGCCATAAAGAATATAACTTAAATTGACTTAATGGTACAGAGAAAATTAAAGAGATAAGAAAAAAGGGGGAACAAGTTACAAGGAAAGATAACAGTACCGATATATCTGCTACCCAAACTCCAACAGAATTGCGATAGTATGAGCAAGCCAGAAGTTTTCCATCATTAATGCATTGGTCACCAAGTGTTGACCATCCCATATCAACAGCATCATGACAAATTACAGGCTCCCATGAGTAAACCTAAAATTTCCAAGCATGGATGTGATGTTTAGGTACGATCTTCatacaatttcattaaactacaTGACAGTGACAATCCAAACCTTCAAACTATCTTCCAACCCAGAAAATAGGGTCCTTCCATCAGGATGAAAGGTGATTGCCCGTAGTCCTGTAGACTGTAAAGGGGTAACTAATTTTGTTAGAGAAATTGGATGCAATCCATATCCaagtattataaaattaaataaataaataaaataaaaaaaggctgGCATAGAGGACAGAAGAAAAGGAGGCCTGGTACATGTCTTTTGCATTTTAGGGTAAACCCAGCATAAGATTGAATTTCCAAGATACTTAAAGTGACTAAGCAACTTTCATTTTAAAGAACACATAATGTCAGATACCTCAGGTCTAGTAGATCCAATTAGTTCAAAAGTTTCCAAATCCCAGAATTTCACTGTTCTGTCTGCTGAACCTGTAAAATGAATCATATCCATACGTTATAAAAAGCTTACTAATtactaaataaacaaattagcGAGAACACACTGATTTCAGGAGGCAGACAAAAGGAATCAGAAGAATGGGTATATCTATATGTACTTGAgacaaaatgtttaaaaaaaataaaatcaacaacTAAACGTTGCTAACTTGACATAAATATAGTGTTAAACAAAACAGGTCaataaaagtttgaaaattgcttcttctattttttgaaagGAGAGGGGGGAAGGGAACTAAACAAATCTAACATAACCAACAAAAACTAACAACCtctacactctaaaaaaaattcaagtcagATGCTGTACCTGTGGCCAGGAGAAACTCGAGGGGATGGAAATCTAGGGAACGAATGTGACCTTGATGGAATTTAAAATCGTGCAAGAGCTTTCCAGCTGTTAGATCCCAAACCTGTTCAATGGACAGTGTGATGAGAAGAAAGCAGCAAACAGCATTAACATTGATGATaagataattttattgttaattgACCTTGACAACATTATCGAATCCGCCAGAAACTACCCAACGACCGTCAGGAGTGAATTTGATAGTAGTAATGCCTTGAGTGTGTCCTTTGTATGTGTGAATGCATCCTTTCTTTCTAATATCCCATATCTTTAGATTAGTATCCACTGAACCAGATGCAAACAACTCTCCAAATGGATGAAATTCAACAGCACTGCAGTTGTTGGATCTGTGTCCACTAAGAGTTCGAACCACTACGCTTAAAGAATAGCAatcaaacaataataattacatTCATATTCTTCTTCTGCGGCATAATTAATtgcgttaaaaaaaaaaaaaaaaaggaaatggacTTTAACTCTTTACTTCCTCCAAATCCCACAGCTTTATGACACCATTAGAAGCTCCGGCCAGCACCAAAACTTCATCAAAAGCTAAACATTCAACTGGAGCTGTATGTCCACACAAGGTctgtataaaaacaaaattgattattaattTAGCAAGAAATATAATGAAAgtatcctcctcctcctcctcctcctcctattACCAGTAAAGAATTGGGTTTCCCAATGCTCCAAAGATTAACTTTATGGTCATCACCACCGGTTACAAACAGACGACAAGCCTTCTTCCCAATATTAACGCAGTTCACAGTGGCAGTGGTGGAATGAGCCACAAAttcctctgttttttttttttttttcagtcaaaGCACACAAACAGTAAACTGATTTTTGAACTTACTTATTAAACAAACTCTAATGcttcttttacttttaagttGCTGAGAGACAAAGTAAATATGCAAAAgcataaaagaagaagaagaagaagaagaagaagtagctgAAACCACAGTTCAGTAGAAAAGCAAAGTAAAACCCTAAACAAAAGGATACGTAGCTTATATCCACGCTTCGCCATTTTTTGCCGAATTCCAGAGCTAAAACGGAGATCAAGAAACTTGCTTTGATTGCTTCac
The sequence above is drawn from the Castanea sativa cultivar Marrone di Chiusa Pesio chromosome 5, ASM4071231v1 genome and encodes:
- the LOC142636402 gene encoding katanin p80 WD40 repeat-containing subunit B1 homolog KTN80.1-like isoform X1, with the protein product MAKRGYKLQEFVAHSTTATVNCVNIGKKACRLFVTGGDDHKVNLWSIGKPNSLLTLCGHTAPVECLAFDEVLVLAGASNGVIKLWDLEEVKMVRTLSGHRSNNCSAVEFHPFGELFASGSVDTNLKIWDIRKKGCIHTYKGHTQGITTIKFTPDGRWVVSGGFDNVVKVWDLTAGKLLHDFKFHQGHIRSLDFHPLEFLLATGSADRTVKFWDLETFELIGSTRPESTGLRAITFHPDGRTLFSGLEDSLKVYSWEPVICHDAVDMGWSTLGDQCINDGKLLACSYYRNSVGVWVADISLIEPYGSTSRPEQNDRTEQKTNLNFQGTHSSEKGGTGIRSTSGLWCMSPEYETKEIKNIYVDSTGGKLVTSQRAESFNSPKVAPPLDSKDMSCLPSQKQSPSVGLNARSYEKALDKSFVVPSIVPRDGAEVGDGANSGKESISFSRTKRGMLLRPAHVRRPSNSKIEVERLPEVVESGTLSNVTSNLDCAIDSNFQSKHGSEDGSRESCEDKRSNIKIVTEKLDKILSPRTPSNQESFAVVQGRTRSLVERFEKRERFNSIEDQAFTMSRVIPEADRTPTLLKGEPQTSGRDSPSSNDKDVTEDLMQTHELFLSTLRSRLTKLQVVRHFWERNDIKGAISALRRLPDLSVQADVISVLMEKMEILTLDLFSCLLPVLLGLLDSKVERHASLSLEMLLKLVAVFGPVIHSTVSAPPAVGVDLHAEQRLECCNQCFIQMQKIQKILPALVRKGGLLAKCAQELNLVLQE
- the LOC142636402 gene encoding katanin p80 WD40 repeat-containing subunit B1 homolog KTN80.1-like isoform X2, which codes for MVRTLSGHRSNNCSAVEFHPFGELFASGSVDTNLKIWDIRKKGCIHTYKGHTQGITTIKFTPDGRWVVSGGFDNVVKVWDLTAGKLLHDFKFHQGHIRSLDFHPLEFLLATGSADRTVKFWDLETFELIGSTRPESTGLRAITFHPDGRTLFSGLEDSLKVYSWEPVICHDAVDMGWSTLGDQCINDGKLLACSYYRNSVGVWVADISLIEPYGSTSRPEQNDRTEQKTNLNFQGTHSSEKGGTGIRSTSGLWCMSPEYETKEIKNIYVDSTGGKLVTSQRAESFNSPKVAPPLDSKDMSCLPSQKQSPSVGLNARSYEKALDKSFVVPSIVPRDGAEVGDGANSGKESISFSRTKRGMLLRPAHVRRPSNSKIEVERLPEVVESGTLSNVTSNLDCAIDSNFQSKHGSEDGSRESCEDKRSNIKIVTEKLDKILSPRTPSNQESFAVVQGRTRSLVERFEKRERFNSIEDQAFTMSRVIPEADRTPTLLKGEPQTSGRDSPSSNDKDVTEDLMQTHELFLSTLRSRLTKLQVVRHFWERNDIKGAISALRRLPDLSVQADVISVLMEKMEILTLDLFSCLLPVLLGLLDSKVERHASLSLEMLLKLVAVFGPVIHSTVSAPPAVGVDLHAEQRLECCNQCFIQMQKIQKILPALVRKGGLLAKCAQELNLVLQE